One bacterium genomic region harbors:
- a CDS encoding cyclase family protein, with protein MRIIDLTGPMYHGMWTYGPPYPRVVVEEIPQPEFIEYPTYSWRFELGAQTGTYLETSLHMYREGPRLVDIPVESLFMIPTAVIKVDVKPLTPITVAQLEAAAPEINEGETILVATGWSDDHWHHSDMVSACPHFEGPAMHWILDHKPSMMAGDMPRFDSWDDPQHFFQRFFQMGTLLLAPLFGVRQITAARGKLVALPMKLDETCAAPCRVLFIEE; from the coding sequence ATGCGCATCATTGACCTGACCGGACCGATGTACCACGGCATGTGGACCTATGGCCCGCCCTATCCCCGCGTCGTTGTCGAGGAGATTCCCCAGCCCGAGTTCATCGAGTACCCCACGTACTCGTGGCGCTTCGAGCTGGGCGCGCAGACCGGGACGTACCTGGAGACCTCGCTGCACATGTACCGCGAGGGCCCACGCCTCGTGGACATCCCCGTCGAGTCGCTCTTCATGATCCCCACGGCGGTCATCAAGGTGGACGTGAAGCCGCTCACTCCGATCACCGTGGCGCAGCTTGAGGCCGCCGCGCCGGAGATCAATGAGGGCGAGACGATCCTCGTGGCCACCGGCTGGTCGGATGACCACTGGCACCACTCGGACATGGTCAGCGCCTGCCCACACTTCGAGGGCCCGGCGATGCACTGGATCCTGGACCACAAGCCCTCCATGATGGCCGGGGACATGCCCCGGTTTGATAGCTGGGACGATCCGCAGCACTTCTTCCAGCGCTTCTTTCAGATGGGCACGCTGCTGCTGGCGCCGCTGTTCGGCGTCCGGCAGATCACGGCCGCGCGCGGCAAGCTCGTGGCGCTGCCCATGAAGCTAGACGAGACGTGCGCGGCGCCGTGTCGGGTGCTGTTCATCGAGGAGTAG
- a CDS encoding NAD-dependent malic enzyme: MPPNHADDCAMCGSPDRPLPTTLRGWQLLTNPRLNKGAAFSPRERDDLGIEGLLPPHVATLEEQLDRVYQSFLEFEEPLDRYIYLRALQDRNETLFHAALLAHLEEFMPIIYTPTVAEAVQQFSHIFRATRGIYISPDNIDEMDAILTNAPCDDVAIIVATDNEGILGIGDQGVGGMGIPIGKLALYTAAGGICPARCLPVCLDVGTDNQALIDDPLYLGYSAPRLPDEEYYPFLDKFVAAVKRHFPAAILQWEDFSRDRAFEVLRRYVDELPSFNDDIQGTAAMVHAATLGAMKLIGQAVRDQVFVILGAGAAGTGIARKTAALLMSEGLDEDTAWSRIYVLDSKGLVLKNRPGLDEYKVPLACDPEEVTTWQLEGDRIGLYDVIVNARPTVLYGLSGHRGTITERDVRAMAARCDRPVIFPMSNPTANAEAVPSDLLAWSDGRAVIATGSPFAPVEMGGQTYRFSQANNVAVFPGVGLGALFAQAGLVTAEMLFAAGEALHAITEPYDYAEGLILPPNRDLREMSAHVAAAVATKAWEQGVARAPQPEGDLKELLREAMYVPRYRPLVAQ, from the coding sequence ATGCCCCCCAATCACGCCGACGACTGCGCCATGTGCGGCAGCCCCGATCGCCCGCTGCCCACGACGCTGCGCGGCTGGCAGTTGCTCACCAACCCGCGCCTGAACAAGGGGGCCGCCTTCAGCCCCAGGGAGCGCGACGACCTCGGCATCGAGGGGCTGCTGCCACCGCATGTGGCCACCCTCGAGGAGCAACTGGACCGCGTGTACCAGAGCTTCCTCGAGTTTGAGGAGCCACTGGATCGCTACATCTACCTGCGCGCCCTGCAGGACCGCAACGAGACGCTCTTCCATGCGGCGCTGCTGGCCCACCTCGAGGAGTTCATGCCGATCATCTACACCCCGACGGTGGCTGAGGCCGTGCAGCAGTTCTCCCACATCTTCCGCGCCACCCGGGGCATCTACATCAGCCCCGACAACATTGATGAGATGGACGCGATCCTGACCAACGCCCCGTGCGACGATGTCGCCATCATCGTCGCCACCGACAACGAGGGCATTCTGGGCATCGGCGACCAGGGCGTCGGGGGCATGGGCATTCCCATCGGCAAGCTGGCCCTGTACACGGCCGCCGGCGGCATCTGCCCGGCGCGCTGTCTGCCGGTGTGCCTCGATGTGGGCACCGACAACCAGGCGCTGATTGACGACCCGCTCTACCTGGGCTACAGCGCCCCGCGCCTGCCCGACGAGGAGTACTACCCGTTCCTGGACAAGTTCGTCGCGGCCGTCAAGCGGCACTTCCCCGCGGCGATCCTGCAGTGGGAGGACTTCAGTCGCGACCGCGCCTTCGAGGTCCTGCGCCGCTACGTGGACGAGCTGCCGTCCTTCAATGATGACATCCAGGGCACCGCGGCGATGGTCCATGCCGCGACGCTCGGGGCCATGAAGCTGATCGGGCAGGCGGTGCGGGACCAGGTCTTCGTGATCCTCGGAGCCGGAGCGGCCGGCACGGGCATCGCCCGCAAGACCGCCGCCCTGCTCATGAGCGAGGGCCTCGACGAGGACACCGCGTGGAGCCGCATCTACGTGCTCGACAGCAAGGGCCTGGTGCTCAAGAACCGCCCCGGCCTCGATGAGTACAAGGTGCCGCTCGCCTGCGACCCCGAAGAGGTTACGACCTGGCAGCTCGAAGGCGACCGCATCGGCCTGTATGACGTCATCGTCAATGCCCGGCCAACGGTGCTCTACGGGCTGTCCGGCCACCGCGGAACCATCACGGAGCGCGACGTGCGGGCCATGGCCGCGCGATGCGACCGTCCCGTCATCTTCCCCATGTCCAACCCGACGGCCAATGCCGAGGCTGTGCCGTCCGATCTGTTGGCCTGGAGCGACGGCCGCGCCGTCATCGCCACCGGCAGTCCCTTCGCGCCGGTGGAGATGGGCGGGCAGACCTACCGCTTCTCACAGGCCAACAACGTCGCCGTCTTCCCCGGCGTGGGTCTTGGCGCGCTGTTCGCTCAGGCCGGGCTCGTGACCGCCGAGATGCTCTTCGCGGCCGGCGAGGCGCTCCATGCCATCACCGAGCCGTACGATTACGCCGAGGGGCTCATCCTGCCCCCGAACCGTGACCTGCGCGAGATGTCGGCGCACGTCGCGGCGGCGGTCGCCACCAAGGCCTGGGAGCAGGGCGTGGCCCGCGCGCCGCAGCCCGAGGGCGACCTCAAGGAGTTGCTGCGCGAGGCGATGTATGTCCCGCGCTACCGGCCGCTCGTGGCCCAATGA
- a CDS encoding S-methyl-5'-thioinosine phosphorylase, giving the protein MTIGLITGSGLEDFGLDSCDTVSAGTDYGRVELQRGSAGEREIVLLRRHGAAHDIPPHRINYRANLRALREVGCRLIVATNAVGSLRATMEPGDLVLPDQFLDMTKLRPTTFFDGEDGEVRHVDVTHPYCERLRAQILPILERHDLPGHPAGTYICTEGPRFETPAEIRAYAQWGADVVGMTGVPEVVLARELGMCYVTVCLVTNYGAGIGSGPITSEEIADIAARRRTALDSALREIALTLQDDDHCACHQWW; this is encoded by the coding sequence ATGACCATCGGTCTCATCACCGGCTCGGGGCTCGAGGACTTCGGCCTGGACTCATGCGACACCGTCAGCGCCGGAACTGACTATGGGCGCGTCGAGCTCCAGCGCGGCAGCGCGGGCGAGCGCGAGATCGTGTTACTGCGCCGTCACGGCGCGGCCCACGACATCCCGCCCCACCGGATCAACTACCGCGCCAACCTCCGCGCGCTGCGCGAGGTCGGCTGTCGCCTGATTGTCGCCACCAACGCGGTCGGCTCCCTGCGCGCCACCATGGAGCCGGGGGACCTCGTGCTGCCCGACCAGTTCCTCGACATGACGAAGCTGCGCCCGACGACGTTCTTCGACGGTGAGGACGGCGAGGTCCGCCATGTGGATGTGACCCACCCGTACTGCGAGCGCCTCCGGGCTCAGATACTCCCGATCCTGGAGCGCCACGACCTGCCTGGTCACCCCGCGGGAACGTACATCTGCACCGAGGGCCCACGCTTTGAGACCCCGGCCGAGATCCGCGCGTATGCCCAGTGGGGCGCCGACGTCGTCGGCATGACGGGCGTGCCCGAGGTCGTGCTGGCGCGGGAGCTGGGCATGTGCTATGTCACCGTCTGCCTCGTGACCAACTACGGGGCGGGCATCGGCTCCGGGCCGATCACTTCGGAGGAGATAGCCGACATCGCCGCCCGCCGGCGGACGGCCCTGGACAGCGCCCTGCGCGAGATAGCCCTGACGCTTCAGGACGACGACCACTGCGCCTGCCACCAGTGGTGGTAG